The following are encoded in a window of Pyrenophora tritici-repentis strain M4 chromosome 6, whole genome shotgun sequence genomic DNA:
- a CDS encoding CsdB, Selenocysteine lyase codes for MTSDLKGTTSDASAVVQATTKDGVKFGKELRDKEFLFGKGHLNLNHGSFGTYPRVIRDTMRAFQDECEAQPDTFIIYKYSGYLDEAREAIAKLLKTPASTIVFVPNATTGINTVLRNLTFVPGDHILTFTTIYGACGKTVSYVTEKSPAESVCIEYTYPVEDDWLVEEFERKVKEVESKGGRVKIAVFDTVVSMPGVRVPFERLTQKCKELGVMSCIDGAHGVGHVEIDLGSLDPDFFVSNCHKWLYVPRGCAVFHVAHRNQHLIRSTLPTSWGFTPASSTFESPFPPKISSSQAQAQPGVEDNASEQSAVTMPTAFSVEKTPFIANFEFVGTIDNSPYLCVPAALKWRESLGGEKAIMSYCHDVARKAGKHVAQVLGTEVLENSTGTLGQCCMSNVRLPISISRVHDVAAQSGINKDDAGILVRDWMKKLSSDEYGTFIMIQWYGGKWWTRLSAQAYLEMKDFEWAATTLKDMCARVDKGEWATVKGKL; via the exons ATGACGTCAGATTTGAAAGGTACTACTTCTGACGCGAGTGCGGTGGTGCAGGCTACGACAAAGGATGGTGTCAAGTTTGGGAAGGAGTTGAGAGATAAGGAGTTCTTGTTTGGCAAGGGACATTTGAATTTGAACCATG GCTCATTTGGAACCTATCCTCGTGTCATCCGTGATACCATGCGCGCATTCCAGGACGAATGCGAAGCACAACCCGATACCTTCATCATCTACAAGTACTCAGGTTATCTTGATGAAGCTCGAGAGGCGATAGCAAAG CTTCTCAAAACACCTGCTTCAACCATTGTATTCGTCCCCAACGCTACCACGGGTATAAATACCGTACTCCGTAACCTCACTTTCGTCCCTGGAGACCACATTCTCACTTTTACCACCATCTATGGTGCCTGTGGTAAGACGGTCTCGTATGTTACTGAAAAGTCTCCCGCGGAGAGCGTGTGCATCGAGTACACGTACCCCGTGGAAGATGACTGGTTAGTCGAAGAGTTTGAGAGAAAGGTGAAGGAGGTGGAGAGCAAGGGCGGACGAGTCAAAATCGCGGTCTTTGATACCGTGGTTAGTATGCCCGGCGTGAGGGTACCGTTTGAACGCTTGACGCAGAAGTGTAAGGAGCTGGGGGTCATGAGTTGCATTGATGGGGCGCATGGTGTTGGCCATGTTGAGATTGATCTCGGGTCTTTGGATCCAGATTTCTTCGTTAGTAACTGTCACAA GTGGCTATATGTTCCGCGTGGCTGTGCGGTTTTCCATGTCGCTCATCGGAACCAACATCTCATCCGCAGCACTCTGCCCACATCATGGGGGTTTACCCCCGCAAGCTCAACATTCGAATCGCCATTCCCACCGAAGATTTCGTCGTCGCAGGCCCAAGCCCAGCCAGGTGTCGAGGATAACGCCTCCGAACAATCCGCAGTCACCATGCCAACCGCTTTCAGCGTGGAAAAAACGCCTTTCATTGCCAACTTCGAATTCGTGGGTACGATTGACAACAGCCCCTACCTATGCGTCCCTGCAGCATTGAAATGGCGCGAGTCCCTCGGCGGCGAAAAGGCAATCATGTCATACTGCCATGATGTCGCTCGCAAAGCGGGAAAACACGTCGCTCAAGTTCTCGGTACAGAGGTTTTAGAAAACAGTACTGGCACCCTGGGCCAATGCTGCATGTCCAACGTCCGGCTTCCCATCTCCATCTCGCGTGTTCACGACGTCGCAGCGCAGAGCGGTATCAACAAGGATGATGCTGGCATCTTGGTGCGCGACTGGATGAAGAAGCTCAGCAGCGACGAATATGGTACATTTATCATGATTCAATGGTATGGAGGCAAGTGGTGGACCAGACTAAGCGCGCAAGCGTATCTCGAGATGAAGGACTTTGAGTGGGCAGCTACAACACTCAAGGACATGTGTGCTAGGGTTGACAAGGGCGAGTGGGCAACTGTAAAAGGCAAATTGTAG
- a CDS encoding SdhA, Succinate dehydrogenase-fumarate reductase, flavoprotein subunit — MASLTSPPNVDVLVIGGGNAGFCAAIAAVEAGAHRVVLVEKAPKEWAGGNSYFTAGAFRTVHNGMQDLLPIVNNVDPETSKLIDMAPYTKEDFRKDMDRVCLGRSDPALNQALIDDSNDTVKWLAKNSIRFQLSFNRQAYKVNGRFKFWGGMSLMTEDGGKGLIADHQASAQRHGIEVYYSTPAKRIITSPSGAVTGVLLEYKSVDTLINTNAVILAAGGFEANPRMRSQYLGPNWDIARVRGTPFNTGEVLEFAIRDVNAKQAGNWSGCHSTCWDANAPANSGDRTVSNEFTKSGYPLGLMINKHGVRFVDEGFDMRNYTYAKFGRAIHEQPDGVAFQVYDQRAIPWLRDEEYRDERVHKIWGATIEELAQELAWSAGLDAPVAFVEMIKEYNDAVYASQKENPERKWDPAVKDGLSTQSRLKKLALAKSNWALPLDQGPFMAVKVCCGITFTFGGLAVNPETTAVITSSEKEILGLFCAGEMLGGLFYGNYPGGSGLTSGAVFGRRAGTAAAKVAATKPVENASLEGTIFPARL, encoded by the coding sequence ATGGCATCGCTCACCTCTCCCCCAAACGTCGATGTACTTGTCATTGGTGGCGGTAACGCAGGATTCTGCGCTGCCATTGCAGCTGTAGAGGCTGGAGCACATCGGGTGGTACTCGTTGAAAAAGCACCAAAAGAATGGGCTGGCGGAAACAGTTATTTCACAGCTGGTGCTTTCCGAACAGTTCATAATGGCATGCAAGATCTACTACCTATTGTCAACAATGTAGATCCTGAGACATCAAAACTCATCGACATGGCGCCGTATACCAAGGAGGATTTTCGAAAGGATATGGATCGTGTGTGTCTAGGGCGGTCAGATCCAGCATTGAACCAGGCATTGATCGACGACTCCAACGATACAGTGAAATGGCTTGCAAAGAACAGTATCAGGTTTCAGCTATCTTTCAATCGTCAGGCGTACAAGGTTAATGGCCGCTTCAAGTTCTGGGGCGGCATGTCGCTCATGACTGAGGATGGCGGAAAGGGACTCATTGCAGATCACCAAGCTTCAGCTCAACGACACGGCATCGAAGTGTATTACTCCACACCCGCCAAGCGCATCATCACCTCCCCATCCGGCGCCGTCACAGGAGTCCTGTTAGAGTACAAGAGCGTAGACACACTCATAAACACCAACGCCGTAATCCTAGCAGCAGGAGGCTTTGAAGCAAACCCACGCATGCGTTCCCAGTACCTAGGTCCAAACTGGGACATTGCACGAGTCCGCGGCACCCCATTCAACACAGGCGAAGTGCTCGAATTCGCCATTCGCGACGTCAACGCCAAACAAGCTGGCAACTGGTCTGGCTGCCATTCCACCTGCTGGGACGCCAACGCCCCTGCAAACAGCGGGGACCGTACAGTTTCAAACGAGTTTACAAAATCTGGTTACCCGCTTGGTCTAATGATTAACAAACATGGCGTGCGGTTCGTCGATGAAGGTTTTGATATGCGCAACTATACGTATGCAAAGTTCGGACGCGCTATCCATGAGCAACCGGACGGAGTAGCTTTTCAGGTCTACGATCAGCGCGCGATTCCGTGGTTGCGCGATGAAGAGTATCGTGATGAGCGTGTACATAAGATTTGGGGTGCTACGATTGAGGAGTTGGCGCAGGAGCTCGCATGGAGCGCGGGACTGGATGCCCCAGTAGCCTTTGTCGAGATGATAAAAGAGTATAACGACGCCGTGTATGCGTCTCAAAAAGAAAATCCAGAGAGGAAATGGGATCCTGCAGTAAAAGATGGCCTATCCACGCAGTCTCGGCTGAAGAAATTGGCATTGGCAAAATCAAATTGGGCATTACCGCTTGATCAGGGCCCTTTTATGGCTGTGAAGGTGTGCTGTGGTATCACGTTTACGTTTGGTGGGCTGGCTGTTAATCCTGAGACGACGGCTGTTATTACCTCGAGTGAGAAGGAGATCTTGGGTCTCTTTTGCGCTGGCGAAATGTTAGGTGGATTGTTCTACGGTAACTATCCTGGAGGTAGTGGGTTAACTTCAGGCGCGGTGTTTGGACGAAGGGCAGGTACTGCGGCTGCAAAGGTAGCGGCTACCAAACCTGTGGAAAATGCTTCGTTGGAAGGAACGATATTTCCTGCGCGTTTGTAG